One genomic region from Leptospira tipperaryensis encodes:
- a CDS encoding NADH-quinone oxidoreductase subunit A, whose product MDSAPEHLGPLLIQFLLGVGFSTLILTLAILIGPKKKSKPQDTFECGVQYYGDARGLFNIKFYLVAVLFILFDIEAVFLFPYAVNLIGFKNAGIGFFLIFEMFVFVLTLVVGLYYIWKKGALEWD is encoded by the coding sequence ATGGATAGCGCTCCCGAGCACCTTGGCCCTTTATTAATTCAATTCTTACTCGGAGTTGGTTTCTCCACTCTGATTCTTACCCTTGCCATACTCATCGGCCCCAAAAAAAAGTCCAAGCCGCAAGACACTTTCGAGTGCGGCGTACAATACTACGGGGATGCGAGAGGACTTTTCAACATTAAGTTTTATCTCGTCGCAGTTCTTTTTATTTTGTTCGATATTGAGGCCGTCTTTCTTTTTCCTTACGCAGTCAATCTGATTGGATTTAAGAATGCGGGAATCGGGTTTTTTCTCATCTTCGAGATGTTTGTGTTTGTTCTCACTTTAGTCGTGGGCTTATACTATATCTGGAAGAAAGGAGCACTGGAATGGGATTGA
- the nuoE gene encoding NADH-quinone oxidoreductase subunit NuoE, whose translation MSYKFSEESEKRFQKMLEVFPEKRSLILPCLYILQRENGFVDQDGMNYIADRLGDPISLAQVYGVATFYTLYNKKPVGKYHIQICGTSSCYLQGNDEIEKHLCDRLGIHLGQTTPDGKFTLEEVECLGACGYAPMVQINDDFYEQLTPEKVDQILKSLN comes from the coding sequence ATGAGTTACAAGTTCAGTGAAGAATCCGAAAAAAGATTTCAGAAGATGCTGGAAGTGTTTCCGGAAAAACGTTCTCTCATTCTCCCTTGTTTGTACATTCTCCAGAGGGAAAACGGTTTTGTGGATCAGGACGGGATGAACTACATCGCGGATCGTCTCGGAGATCCGATTTCTCTCGCTCAGGTTTACGGAGTTGCTACGTTTTATACTCTCTATAATAAGAAGCCCGTTGGAAAGTATCATATTCAGATCTGCGGAACCTCGAGTTGCTATCTGCAGGGGAATGACGAAATCGAAAAACATCTCTGCGATCGTTTGGGAATTCATCTCGGACAAACGACTCCTGACGGAAAGTTTACATTGGAAGAAGTGGAATGTCTCGGCGCCTGCGGTTACGCTCCGATGGTGCAAATCAACGACGATTTTTACGAACAACTGACGCCTGAAAAGGTGGATCAGATTCTAAAAAGTCTGAACTGA
- a CDS encoding NADH-quinone oxidoreductase subunit B, with amino-acid sequence MGLSDLSKAPGQALGDMIQLGNVESVIQWGRSYSLWPYPFATACCGIEYMSASCSDYDIARFGAERPSFSPRQADMILVLGTITYKMAPVLRQIYDQMAEPKFVISVGACASSGGMFNTYGVLQGVDRILPVDVYVPGCPPRPEAILDALVQLQEKLKTQGLEERRQEVMHKIQELNERNKPLVVR; translated from the coding sequence ATGGGATTGAGTGATCTTAGCAAAGCTCCGGGCCAAGCCCTGGGCGACATGATTCAACTCGGAAACGTTGAATCCGTGATTCAATGGGGAAGAAGTTATTCCCTTTGGCCGTATCCTTTCGCGACGGCTTGTTGCGGAATCGAATATATGAGCGCTTCTTGTTCGGACTACGATATCGCCCGTTTCGGAGCGGAACGTCCTTCGTTTTCTCCGCGTCAGGCGGACATGATCCTCGTTCTCGGAACGATCACCTACAAGATGGCTCCCGTACTTCGTCAGATCTACGATCAGATGGCGGAACCAAAGTTTGTCATCAGCGTAGGAGCCTGCGCTTCTTCCGGTGGGATGTTCAATACATACGGAGTTCTGCAAGGTGTGGATCGAATTCTTCCCGTAGACGTTTATGTGCCCGGTTGTCCTCCTCGTCCGGAAGCAATCTTGGACGCACTCGTTCAGTTGCAGGAAAAATTGAAAACTCAGGGGCTGGAAGAAAGACGTCAGGAAGTGATGCACAAAATCCAGGAATTGAACGAAAGAAATAAACCCCTGGTCGTACGATGA
- the nuoD gene encoding NADH dehydrogenase (quinone) subunit D, translating to MMYEKTAQHFGQKFANLPEGHLLVNLGPSHPATHGILQNVIQLDGERIVEAESVIGYVHRCFEKLGERYTYNQFLVCTDRMNYVSTPLNNIGWILAVEKMMQIEVPDRATYVRMIISELSRIMDHIICSGILGVDLGAFSGLLHLFHHRENIYQVIEKLTGARLTTTFCRIGGLERDIYPDFVKEVKMVCKGLKPAIEEFNSLLLKNKIFLGRTDGIGGISKEDAIAYGYSGPNLRATGVDWDVRKDEPYMLYDKVDFDIPVGEDGSVLHRTLVRMEEMRQSIRIIEQLIDGIPEGTWHADLPHAYLPEKNKVYNNMEELIYHFKIIMHGVKVPPGEYYMATEAANGELGYYIVSDGEKSPWRVHVRRPCFWYYQSFADLVRGGLLADSVATMSSLNVIAGELDC from the coding sequence ATGATGTACGAAAAAACGGCCCAACATTTCGGACAGAAGTTTGCCAATCTTCCCGAAGGTCATCTTCTCGTAAACTTAGGACCATCCCATCCGGCGACACACGGGATTCTTCAAAACGTGATCCAACTCGACGGAGAAAGAATCGTAGAAGCGGAATCGGTCATCGGTTACGTACATCGTTGTTTTGAAAAATTAGGAGAACGTTATACTTACAATCAGTTCCTGGTCTGCACGGATCGGATGAACTACGTTTCCACTCCGTTAAACAACATCGGTTGGATTCTCGCCGTAGAAAAGATGATGCAGATCGAGGTCCCGGACCGTGCGACGTATGTGAGAATGATCATCTCGGAGCTTTCGAGAATCATGGATCATATCATCTGCTCCGGAATTTTGGGAGTGGACTTGGGGGCTTTCTCGGGGCTTTTGCATCTCTTTCATCATCGTGAGAATATCTATCAAGTCATCGAAAAACTTACCGGTGCGAGATTGACTACTACGTTTTGTAGAATCGGCGGACTGGAAAGAGATATCTATCCCGACTTCGTAAAAGAAGTAAAGATGGTCTGCAAGGGACTCAAGCCCGCGATCGAAGAATTCAACAGCCTTCTTCTAAAAAATAAAATCTTTCTGGGACGAACCGATGGGATCGGCGGCATTTCCAAAGAAGACGCGATCGCCTACGGTTATTCAGGTCCGAATCTCAGAGCCACCGGCGTTGACTGGGACGTTCGTAAAGACGAACCTTACATGCTCTACGATAAAGTGGATTTCGATATTCCGGTCGGAGAAGACGGCTCCGTTCTTCATAGAACCTTGGTTCGTATGGAAGAGATGCGTCAGTCGATTCGGATCATCGAACAGCTGATAGACGGAATTCCGGAAGGAACCTGGCACGCAGATCTTCCTCACGCCTATCTTCCCGAAAAAAACAAAGTCTACAACAATATGGAAGAATTGATCTATCACTTCAAGATCATCATGCACGGAGTTAAGGTCCCTCCGGGAGAATACTACATGGCGACCGAAGCCGCAAACGGAGAACTCGGTTATTATATCGTCTCCGACGGCGAAAAATCTCCTTGGAGAGTTCACGTTAGACGTCCTTGCTTTTGGTATTATCAATCTTTTGCGGATCTCGTGCGCGGCGGCTTGCTCGCGGATTCGGTCGCGACCATGAGTTCTTTGAACGTTATCGCCGGGGAGTTGGACTGCTGA
- the nuoF gene encoding NADH-quinone oxidoreductase subunit NuoF, whose translation MAEMKILTKYIDNPKSTELEFYESVHGYDGLKKALQMKPDDIIAEVKKSGLRGRGGAGFPTGLKWSFIPKDIPKPKYIICNADEGEPGTFKDRKLIENLPHQIIEGMIIGARAINSNKGFFYIRGEFQTGAKTMQKAIDEAYSKGYLGKNILGSGFDFDLVLYEGAGAYICGEETALINSLEGRRGHPRLKPPFPAVSGLYRSPTVVNNVETFSAIPHIIDKGADWYSKIGTEKSPGTRLFSVSGHVKRPGVYEIELGTPLLELVNDLCGGIVDDKALKAIIPGGSSVPILTAEECKTANMDFESMAAHKTMLGSGAVIVLAEGTDIVETTFRFARFYAHESCGQCTPCREGTHWVRDILSKIRDGEGTTQDIDLILSLSRNMEGGTTICPLSDACVGAVRPALQKFRSEFDARLKDKPEPVTELRRRKEDKALL comes from the coding sequence ATGGCAGAAATGAAAATTCTTACGAAATACATCGATAATCCCAAGTCCACAGAACTTGAGTTTTACGAATCCGTTCACGGTTACGACGGTTTAAAAAAAGCCCTTCAGATGAAACCCGACGATATCATCGCCGAGGTGAAAAAATCGGGACTCAGAGGAAGGGGAGGCGCGGGGTTTCCAACCGGACTCAAGTGGTCCTTTATCCCTAAAGACATTCCAAAACCGAAATATATCATCTGCAACGCCGACGAAGGCGAGCCCGGTACATTCAAAGATCGTAAACTGATTGAAAATCTTCCTCATCAGATCATCGAAGGGATGATCATCGGCGCAAGAGCGATCAATTCCAACAAGGGATTCTTTTACATTCGAGGAGAATTTCAGACGGGCGCCAAAACCATGCAGAAGGCGATCGACGAGGCTTATTCAAAAGGTTATCTCGGTAAGAATATCCTAGGTTCGGGCTTTGACTTTGATCTCGTTCTTTATGAAGGCGCCGGAGCTTATATCTGCGGAGAAGAAACCGCACTCATCAATTCTTTAGAAGGCAGGAGGGGGCATCCAAGATTAAAACCTCCGTTTCCTGCGGTTTCCGGATTGTATCGTTCTCCGACGGTGGTGAATAACGTGGAAACGTTTTCTGCGATTCCTCATATCATAGACAAGGGAGCCGATTGGTATTCTAAGATCGGAACCGAAAAATCTCCGGGGACTAGACTCTTCAGCGTTTCGGGTCACGTAAAAAGACCGGGAGTTTATGAAATCGAATTAGGAACTCCTTTATTAGAACTTGTGAATGATCTCTGCGGTGGAATCGTCGACGACAAGGCCTTGAAAGCGATCATCCCCGGCGGATCCTCCGTTCCGATTTTAACGGCGGAAGAATGTAAAACCGCGAACATGGACTTCGAATCCATGGCCGCTCACAAGACGATGCTCGGTTCGGGCGCGGTGATCGTTCTCGCGGAAGGAACGGACATCGTAGAAACCACGTTTCGATTCGCGAGATTCTACGCCCACGAATCCTGTGGTCAGTGTACTCCCTGTCGCGAAGGAACACACTGGGTTCGAGACATTCTTTCCAAAATCCGAGACGGAGAAGGTACGACTCAGGATATCGATCTGATTCTTTCTTTATCTCGTAACATGGAAGGCGGAACTACGATTTGTCCTCTTTCGGACGCTTGTGTCGGGGCGGTTCGTCCGGCTCTTCAGAAATTTCGTTCCGAGTTTGACGCAAGGCTCAAAGACAAACCGGAACCGGTGACGGAACTTCGAAGAAGGAAGGAGGACAAGGCTCTTCTATGA
- a CDS encoding NADH-quinone oxidoreductase subunit C: protein MKEAVESFLKEKFPHFLDKQEPVVSNVPVFFLKAEGLVPVFTALKNDPTLYYNYLNDLTAVDWLGKKEPRFEVCYLLRSANKVASRIQIKVRVDEGESVPSIVSVFKGANWPEREVYDLFGIPFANHPNLDRILMPDNFLGHPLRKDFPLEGFGQDYLIEDLLQMHISEDITKEGGK, encoded by the coding sequence ATGAAAGAAGCAGTAGAAAGTTTCCTCAAAGAAAAATTCCCTCACTTTTTGGACAAACAAGAGCCGGTCGTTTCCAACGTTCCCGTTTTCTTTTTGAAAGCGGAAGGTTTGGTTCCGGTTTTTACGGCTCTCAAAAATGATCCAACACTCTATTATAATTATCTAAACGATCTTACCGCTGTGGACTGGCTCGGAAAAAAAGAACCTCGTTTCGAGGTTTGTTATCTTCTGCGTTCGGCGAATAAGGTCGCGAGTAGAATCCAGATCAAGGTCCGAGTGGACGAAGGCGAATCGGTTCCGAGTATCGTCTCCGTTTTTAAAGGCGCCAACTGGCCGGAAAGAGAAGTGTATGATCTTTTTGGAATTCCCTTTGCCAATCATCCAAACCTGGATCGAATTTTAATGCCTGATAACTTTCTTGGACATCCTCTTCGTAAGGATTTTCCTTTGGAAGGATTCGGTCAGGACTATCTCATAGAAGATCTTTTACAGATGCATATCTCCGAAGACATTACAAAGGAAGGAGGAAAGTAA